A window of Quercus robur chromosome 12, dhQueRobu3.1, whole genome shotgun sequence genomic DNA:
CATTTAAATGTAGTACATGTTTTGTTCCCCGTGGCAGATTCTAGATTTCTCGCATTATCGTACTACCACATTTTGTACAACTTGTAGTAGGTGTTGCCATCACATCATCTGTATATAGTGAACCACAATGAGAATAGTTTCCAATATTCACATCACAACTAGTACATACATGGAAGTAGGAATCTGAAAAGTAGAGTTCATACCTGGAGGTTGTGTGGCATTATCGTCACATGCAGAGTCATGTGGAATGTCTTCCTCCAGTACAGCATCATATGTCTCTTCGTGTTGGCTCCCTACTACATGAGAAGAGCCCTGCCCACTTTCCACTAACTGTAGCCACCGTTTTCTACCCATTCCTACCTCCAAAAcctgaaaaacaaaaacataataatagtTATACACCAATAATTGCATAGAAAAGTAGTACGAAGGCTACAATGAAACAAGTAACAATGAATACCATGTACTTATTTAGGATATACTTTAAGCAAGTAATCGTCTACCATATTAAATAACTATCATTACAAAATACCATGCGCTAGATTTAAAGATTTGAATATAAAGGGACACATTTTGGACAACTTCTGCTGGAAGGAGTTCACTATGCACACATTTGCAACAAGGGCATGGGATCTTCCTATCGTGTGCATTAAAAGACACAAATTCCACAAATCTTTTGACACTTTCAAAATATTACCTAGTACCCCTCTTCTTGTCCATCCAATTCTTATCCATTGCTAAACAGTATCTTAGCACAATCTCCTTCAACACCACTTCATTAGTGCACATATAAACCAATGGTTAGATCCTAATCTCCTAACATCTAAAACTTTAAACATGAACATAAGATACGTAGATGACTTATAAAATGTAATATGCCAATCATTTTAGTAATAagattatatttaattaataactgCGTACACAAGTATATAGTAACTTTCATACATGTTCATTCAACATATTTTGGATTCTTAATTTCATAAAGCCATAAGCATAAATAGCAACTCAATGTATACATCTATTCCAGAATTTAAATACATTAATATTATAAGAAGCTAATCAATGGCTCACAATACGTTACACAGAAATCATCAAATATATAGAATACATAGAATGCATTCAACACTCTCAATATACAATGAAAACCGCCTTATATCACCACGCAAACCACTCGCTTGCATCAattcaacaacccaccacagaGCAGATATTTCACATTTAATTGATCTTGTAGAGTAGGGAAATAAGAATAGGTTGACTGAACTTATTGCGCTCTATAGCTTACCAACCTTGTAACATCCCACCACGCAAGACGCAAGTCATCTGATGCAAAACACCTCTCAATACAAagggcaaaaaaattttaaactaggaagtaaaaaaaaaaaaaaaaacaataataatatttattattattgtttgtaAGTACCATTACTAGTTCTATGACAAATTTAATTGGAATTGCTCTGCCAAATTATGACAAACAAGTTAAGTAAGATTAAATCATTGTAAATCTGCACGCTAATAGCAAACAAATATCCTTTGACTtcaagagaaaggaaagaaggaaactTATAAAATCAAGTACTAAGTAGGATAGTGCATTATGTAAAAGACAAATAATTACATAATAGGTTGCATTACATGATTAATATAGATGGTTTATCCTTTTCAAATTgcataaaaatcttttttattatttactacTCGGTCCACAAcgttaattgatttttaatggAGACAATATTTGAATCTGttatcattataaataaataaacaaataaacccTTCAACACCATTCCGCCACTTTTGGCATATAGTAGAAAGCTAAAAagtgaaattgtttttgaaaaggaCGAACCatctatattaatttttaacataaatcaaatgttaaatatttgtAAAGTATATGTTTATTTGTGAGAACACTtaattaattgtaaaaaaacCTAGATAGAATGAACGAAATGACctaaatatatgattttattgggACTTGAAAAAATCTTGCCTTTTTTATATTCATATgtataatttgtaataaaatcaTAGGAACTAATGCAATATAAAAACTTTCACCATTAAACAATGAGTTTCACAACAATAATCTCCTGAACAAATGCTAGAGGCTATTAAGAACATATCATTCTTGAATCAAGGGATAAAATAGACCATTACTTCAATTAAGGAGAGCCCAGTatgaacacaaaaaaaaaaaaaaaaaaaaaaaatcataaaaattcaaactatCATCAACTTAGTATTAACAAAATAACGAatgaaaagatataaaaataattttttctttaatacatTGCAATTAAGTTATCTATCAAAATGAAACTTGACAAtcttttaaatattgaaaaccaTCTATGTTTGATTTTCTACAAGATATAgcaacaattttcttttaatgtataaaatcaAGGACTCTATTAAATCAACTACAATTTAATTacgttattattttattatatgtcCAATAATATAGCAGCATTTtacaaatgccactataggtcactcaaattttttttttttggtgttgggCTATAGCAGCGCTTTATAAACGCCACTACAGGTCCTTGTCCCTTGTAAGATAACAGCCTGTAGTAGCATTTGGACAAGGGCCTATAGTGACATTTATTAAACGTTATTATaggtcattttttaaaaaaaattatagattcttattaaaaaaaacccaaaataaacgctgctataggtcattttaaaaatattttgtttttctctgttggctttttaattttttttttaaatggacctatagtgacgtttttaaaatGCTGCTATAGTCACAGTGTTTTAAAACACCACTATACAGTTGATAGAGCCACAGAAGGCGGCATTAGATATGCCTATAACAGCGTTTtttgaaaacgccactataaggtACTTGAAGTGGCATTTTTTGTGAATGCCACTAAAAAACACTGCTATaggcacctttttttttttttttttttttttttttgtagtgtagtCTCATCACATGCACTTTGCACATgcaatgaggtttttttttttttttttggtgtactgtcataattttctttttaaaaaaaaaattggataagtttgttttgaagacatGAATTAATAGGagagtgtcctattttgtatgcattttaagtggagttggaGATATATTTTACTGAGttgtccttaatttttttcccttaaacgtaagggtatttttgaattaCATAAAAGTTCAGTCTAAAGAGGGAAATCCTCATATAGATAGTATAGGTTAAAGACATTCATCATCATATTATTATTCGGCATTCAAATttcgggaaaaaaaatttctataataACCAATGTCACTGGCCTAAATGGGCTGGGCTTACTGTAAGCCCGGTCTAGTGCAAGTAGCCTTGGAAGTCCAATCTCCCAGCTTAAACTGGCCCAAATTTGAGGCCCAAATTTGAAGCCCATTGACAGTACCGACCAGgcgacaactttttttttttttgacttcgGTCATTTCGAGGTCGTTTCAGTATCACTAGTTGTGTCTGATCACAGAGAGAGCTGAACTCCGCAAAATTATCGAAACTCGAAACCCTTTTCCTTTCTGAATTAGGAATTACACACTCATTCATGCCACTCTCGTTGAAATcataaactccaaaaaaaaaaaagtaattcccGTTTCAGTTTCTGATTTTCTGGTCCTTTTGTggtaattggaaaaaaattggGATTTCATTTTCTTGATTGTGTGCAGGACTACAAGGGTTCGAGTTTATACCAGTTGAAGAAACATGAAGGGCCATGAAGCAAAGGTAAATTCTATCTTCTTGTTTAGTCTCTTTTTTGGGGTCTTATTATCTGATTATATATTTTACAGCTTAGGAGGTAGTGGTCTTGTTACTAGCTCCTTCAATTCTTCAGTCCCAATTTTGAGAGGttactgaaaacaaacaaaataaatgaaaattttggttatttagggaatttgttaaaaaaaggaaatacaGGATGTAACATTGATTGCATGTAGCACTGCATCACAAAGTCTTACGGCATTTGTTAACGGACCATTTTAGACATTCtaggaaagttttaataccactttcatgagaaatataaaagacaGTAGAAGTAAGtcaccttttttctttttccataaaaaatttctaaaaatagttcctaaaccaaTGCCCTTAGACATTCATTAACTTGGCCCTTTTAACAATTCATTAGATTTGTCTTTTGTAACATATTGTAATGGGGGAGCAATCAGAGTTTgtgttttgataattcaatactTGAGAGGGGGGGATTTGAATCTTGGATGTCCATTGGAAACATCAGGAGGTgtcagttgagctacaaggctcttggtaCAATTAGAGTTTGTTGCAAAGTAATTTTAGCATAAGGCTTCTCGACTTGGCACTTATAAATAGCCAAGCCAAAGCATTTGTAAATTAGATTTTGAttgaatttgataattattcAGTTTAGACTGAGATTTTCCAAGAGTTTTATTGAAGAGTAGAATTTCCTTAGTTTCATTCTCTAAGTTAACATGGCAACCTTCATAATCCTGTCATTGTTTCTATTGTCTCCTAACCATGTCAATTTGCTATAGAGAGCATTATGTTGTTTAATGACAAGTATCCCATTTCAcggttttgctttttgtttgtttgcgtTACGTTCTTTGGTTCAACATAATTCAAGACTAAATGATAGGTTCAAACTGTTCAAGCCTTCAAGGTGAAAATTTCAGATACAATTTGCTTTTGCATTGTGTTTGAGTAAATAGTTGAAAGCAACTTTTGGCATTAGTATTCAGATATTTATCTTTATGCACTGAGAACCTCATTGATTTCTTTCTTCATGGTTTTCATTGTTTAGTTGACCCAAGACGTAAAATGTTTAAGAATGGCATTGAGAAGTATATTATGTAGTTATTGAAACATCTACTTCTCccttctctttatttatttgatgcATTTTCCTATTTTAAAATTCCTGATTATGTCCACTTGTGTGCTTGATACTCTTTGATGCTCTGAGTGTCTTTCCATGACCTGTCATATGTCGGATTGTCactcatattttcattttgttttgtagATGCCAAGAATGGAGGATATTTTAAGCCTTCCAGTGCAAGATCCTCCTTGTGCTGAGTTTTCTGCTGCTCAGATAAAGTGGGTAAAAGTAGAAGGTGGTCGCCAAGGTGGTGATGATATTGCTCTCATTCCTTTTGCTAGAGTGGACGATTTTGTAAAAGGAGAATCTTCTAATGCTGAATGTCCCGCTAGTTTCCGCATTGAGTCAAGAAGGAAGAGACCTGAAGGGAGCATCAGCAAACCAAGGGTCGATGGCTATCTCGAATACACATTGTATGTTATCCATGTAAATTTCAATCCTCTAGGTGCTGATTGGATGGTTTTTTCtaacttttcttcttccttcaacccaaaaaaaaagcattaagaCTATGCTCATTATTGTAATGTTttgtgtaacattttttagcaaaaagtttctTAAAACGCTTAAGTGTTTAGTTATAGGTATTTATTTTCCAGTAAACCTCAGCTGTTAACTTTATTGTCTTCGACAAAACAGTATTCCAGTAGATAACAGTTTTCATATAAcatagttattattattattatttttttttaaaatattaaaaatggtaTGCATTTCAACAATCTCTTCTAAGTTACATTGAACTAACATTATCTGTTATGGTGATTCTGCAGATACTGGTGTTCTTATGGTCCCGAAGACTACCGAGACAGTGAGTCCGGGATGGGAGATGGCTCAAACATCAAGCCTGCATCAGGGAAAGGGAGCAGGCCAGGGAGGCGTCACATGATGAGAGGCTGCCTTTGCCATTTTACTGTAAAACGATTATATACCCGCCCCCTCCTAGCCCTCATCATCTATAATCAAAGAAAGCATGTAGATAAATCAGGGGCCCCATGTCATGGGATACTTGATCAGGATGCTGTAGGGACACGAGCTATGTATGCTCCACGAATCTCAGAAGAGTTACGGCAGAAAGTGATGTCTATGCTTTATGTTGGAATATCTTTGGACACTGTAATTCAGCATCACGTGGAGGTGGTGCAGGGACATGGTGGACCCCACAATCGTGATGATTTTCTCACTCGAAATGATGTTCGTAACATGGAAAGGCTTATTCGTAATTCTTCACATGAGTTAAATGCAAGTGATGAATGCAGTATAAAGGTGTGGGTCCAACGCCATCAAAAGCATgttttctactttcaggaaaaTTCTGGTTCAGAACCATTTATCTTGGGGATACAGACAGACTGGCAGCTGCAACAGATGCTCCTTTATGGACATAATGGTTCGATAGCTTCTCATTCAACATTTGGCTTGAAGAAGCTTAAGGTAGTGTATTCTCTTTTAATCTTTGGGCATCGGATAATAAGTTTTTCTGTTTGTTGTCCTGTCAAAAAAGAGGAGCATGATCTTCAGGGTAGGACATTAAGATAATTGTCAGCTACATTATTACTTAAGATATTGGGGAACTTAAATATTGTGGTTGTTAGGCTTGCCTTAGGGCCCCAAGAAAAGGTAGCaccatttttaaataatattaatggtATATTAAGGGGTCTGAGAGAAATGAACACATGTCAAGGATTTGGTATCTATTTGAACTATTATGCTAAACCTAGTTATAGTGACGTAACCAGTAATTAGAAAATTAATGCCACTGGATGGTTATGTGCTTGCACCTAACATCTTGCATAGGGAGTTTTCTCAAGAAGCAGTTTAGGAAGGAAGGAGTTTACCATGTTTCGATGTATAAACAGCTATTAACTTCTTCATGCCTAAGGTTATTGAGTTTGATTGTGTACTACGATAtacttaaattttctttttctttttgtctctctTAACAGTATCCCCTCTGTACTTTACTTGTTTTTGACTCAACCCACAATGCAATTCCAGTTGCTTGGGTCATTACCTCTTCTTTTGTTGGTCAAGATGTCCATAAATGGATTGGATTACTTGCTGAAAGAGTCCATACCAAGGACCCCAGATGGAGACTCAATGCCTTCTTAGTGGATGATCCTTCTTTTGAGGTTTCCATGATAAGGTAATTTATAAGTGCGGCCTTCCagctttattaatatttttgataataaaaaaggaatGTGAGTGCTGTGATTATGCTTATTTGCAGAGAGGTTTTCCAATGCCGAGTCCTATTATGTGTCTGGCATATTCGCCGTGCTTGGATGagaagtattttaaaaaaatgctgTAACTTTGATGTACAGCGAGAAATGTTTAAGCATTTAGGCTGGATTTTATATTGCACAAGAAATGGGCCAAATGCTATGGATGCGATTGAAGAGTTTATGCAAGTATTTGTTGATCAACGTGCCTTTATGGATCATTTCAAGATCCGGTGGTTGCCAACCATAGGTATTTTCCCATATAAGCtt
This region includes:
- the LOC126710564 gene encoding uncharacterized protein LOC126710564 isoform X1, producing MKGHEAKMPRMEDILSLPVQDPPCAEFSAAQIKWVKVEGGRQGGDDIALIPFARVDDFVKGESSNAECPASFRIESRRKRPEGSISKPRVDGYLEYTLYWCSYGPEDYRDSESGMGDGSNIKPASGKGSRPGRRHMMRGCLCHFTVKRLYTRPLLALIIYNQRKHVDKSGAPCHGILDQDAVGTRAMYAPRISEELRQKVMSMLYVGISLDTVIQHHVEVVQGHGGPHNRDDFLTRNDVRNMERLIRNSSHELNASDECSIKVWVQRHQKHVFYFQENSGSEPFILGIQTDWQLQQMLLYGHNGSIASHSTFGLKKLKYPLCTLLVFDSTHNAIPVAWVITSSFVGQDVHKWIGLLAERVHTKDPRWRLNAFLVDDPSFEVSMIREVFQCRVLLCVWHIRRAWMRSILKKCCNFDVQREMFKHLGWILYCTRNGPNAMDAIEEFMQVFVDQRAFMDHFKIRWLPTIELWVNGVRSLPVASPEPHAAIESYHLRLKSKLYNEQHANSWARVDWLIHFLTTEFHSSYWLDQYSVETGYFENLRDKSFLTNAWFHAVHIADVDVILDEQNLELAKVISQTDRSLAYTVWNPGSEFSLCDCPWSRVGNLCKHVIKVAILCKNRQVARPLLAAQVYRQTLVSLLQNPPDDPLVLEHAILHATRLQQDIKGLEDLSNNGLLQPLPPEINSQLADNVLLFPRLH
- the LOC126710564 gene encoding uncharacterized protein LOC126710564 isoform X2, which produces MLNVPLVSALSQEGRDLKGASANQGSMAISNTHCMLSIYWCSYGPEDYRDSESGMGDGSNIKPASGKGSRPGRRHMMRGCLCHFTVKRLYTRPLLALIIYNQRKHVDKSGAPCHGILDQDAVGTRAMYAPRISEELRQKVMSMLYVGISLDTVIQHHVEVVQGHGGPHNRDDFLTRNDVRNMERLIRNSSHELNASDECSIKVWVQRHQKHVFYFQENSGSEPFILGIQTDWQLQQMLLYGHNGSIASHSTFGLKKLKYPLCTLLVFDSTHNAIPVAWVITSSFVGQDVHKWIGLLAERVHTKDPRWRLNAFLVDDPSFEVSMIREVFQCRVLLCVWHIRRAWMRSILKKCCNFDVQREMFKHLGWILYCTRNGPNAMDAIEEFMQVFVDQRAFMDHFKIRWLPTIELWVNGVRSLPVASPEPHAAIESYHLRLKSKLYNEQHANSWARVDWLIHFLTTEFHSSYWLDQYSVETGYFENLRDKSFLTNAWFHAVHIADVDVILDEQNLELAKVISQTDRSLAYTVWNPGSEFSLCDCPWSRVGNLCKHVIKVAILCKNRQVARPLLAAQVYRQTLVSLLQNPPDDPLVLEHAILHATRLQQDIKGLEDLSNNGLLQPLPPEINSQLADNVLLFPRLH